In the Candidatus Neomarinimicrobiota bacterium genome, GTGGCCGCGAGATCGGTTTCATGTTTGGTCAGTACAAAAAACTACGTAATGCTTTTGAAGGTGTTCTAACTGGAAAAGCCCTCAACTGGGGTGGTAGTTTGATTCGCCCAGAAGCCACTGGTTATGGAACTGTTTATTTTGCAGAAGAAATGCTTAAAACCCGTGGAGATAGCTTCGAGGGCAAGACTGTTGCTATTTCTGGTAGTGGTAATGTTGCCCAATATGCCACAGAAAAGGTTCTGGATCTTGGTGGTAAAGTGGTTACGCTTTCTGACTCTGCCGGAACAATATATGATGCAAACGGAATTGATCGTGAGAAACTGGCTTGGGTTATGGATCTCAAGAATAATCGTCGTGGTCGTATTAAAGAATACGCCGATGAGTTTGGCGCTGAATTCTTCGAGGGAAAACGTCCCTGGTATACCAAGTGTGATGTAGCTCTACCTTGTGCTACTCAGAATGAAGTAAACGGTGATGAGGCTAAAGCTCTAATGGCAAACGGTTGTTTCGTGGTTGCTGAGGGTGCTAACATGCCTTCTGATCCTGAAGCAATTGAAGTATACCAAGCAGCCAAGATTCTCTATGGTCCTGGCAAAGCTGCCAATGCTGGTGGTGTTGCTGTTTCCGGACTGGAAATGTCTCAGAATAGTCTGCGTCTTTCCTGGACCCGTGAAGAAGTGGATGAACGTCTGCATAACATCATGAAGAATATTCACAATAATGCCTTTGAAACTGCTGCACGTTATGGCCATGACGGTGACTATGTTGC is a window encoding:
- the gdhA gene encoding NADP-specific glutamate dehydrogenase — encoded protein: MSNHVAEFMAGVQAKNQAQPEFIQAVEEVVTSLMPVIDRNPQYREAKILERLVEPERVIIFRVPWVDDSGTVQVNRGFRVEFNSAIGPYKGGLRFHPSVNLGILKFLGFEQVLKNALTTLPMGGGKGGADFDPKGKSDLEVMRFTQSFMSELFRHIGPNTDVPAGDIGVGGREIGFMFGQYKKLRNAFEGVLTGKALNWGGSLIRPEATGYGTVYFAEEMLKTRGDSFEGKTVAISGSGNVAQYATEKVLDLGGKVVTLSDSAGTIYDANGIDREKLAWVMDLKNNRRGRIKEYADEFGAEFFEGKRPWYTKCDVALPCATQNEVNGDEAKALMANGCFVVAEGANMPSDPEAIEVYQAAKILYGPGKAANAGGVAVSGLEMSQNSLRLSWTREEVDERLHNIMKNIHNNAFETAARYGHDGDYVAGANIAGFLKVADSMMDQGVV